From the Verrucomicrobiota bacterium genome, the window CTCCCTCAGCCATCGCATCGGCGCCGCGAAAGGCAACCCCCGCAAAGCAACTGGCTCGAACGGCGGTCCCTCCGGGCCCCACGAAGAAGCCAACGCCCTCGACGTATTCGGCCGCCCGAACTAAATCCATAAGGCCGAGCGCACAGAAGATTTCTCTGTCGCATCGGACACAGTCGAGGCCCAGGCCGACCACGCCGCAGCAACTGAGCCAGAAGCGCTCCAATGCGGCGCGGCGGGCAAACGCGATTGCGGAGCCGCGCGCCGCAATCCTCGCGGCGAACTGGACGTCAAGACGCTGATTCGCAGACGCGTGAATTGAGTTAGACGGAGAGTCTTTCAGCCCGAATCTATGGTGAAAGCATTCCACTATCGGAGACTGCTGATCCTGGGCGCGTTGTTGCTCGGCGGACTCGGTTGGCTGGCACAACGGCTTTACCGCATTCAGATCGTTCGACACGAAGAGTTGCGGGCCAAGGCGGAGCGGAGGTTCACGTTCGCGCGAAAGATCGACGCCATCCGCGGCGAGATTCGTGACAGCAAGGATCGCGTCCTCGCCATTGATGAAACGGTTCTTTCAGTTTTCGTCAATCCGGTGCTGCTCGGCGACCGAAGAGTTGACATGGCCCAAGTGCTCGCATTTTGGGCGGAGACAGACGCGGATCGTTTGGCTCAACGCCTCAAAGTCCGCATGCTGGGTGTCAATTCTCAAGGCGCTCCAATTTTCGATACGCGAGTGCTGATTCGGAAGCGTGTTTCCTCCGAGGAATGGTCGCGGTTGAAACGGCTCCTGGAGGGCCACTTCTTCGGATTCGATCCCCAAAGAATGACCGGGGCTCATCGGTCCCGGTTGTGGAGGCCCCGGACTCAGACCGTATTCGCCGAAGAAACGCAAATCCGAATCTATCCAAACGGCTCGCTCGCTGCCCACGTGATCGGGTTTGTCGGAGCCACGAACTCGACGGATGCGCCCGCCGGACTGAGCGGCATCGAGGCCGTGCTGGAAAGCGAATTGCGCGGCACGCCTGGCTGGCGCAAAGGCGAGCGAGACGTCCACGGCACGGAAATCCCCCACCGCCGCTGGATCGAGGTCCCTCCGGTTGCCGGGCGGAACGTCGTGTTGAGCCTCGACGCGGAAATCCAGCAAATCCTGGAATCGGAACTTGCGACTTCTGTCCGGACGTTTCACGCAGCGGGTGCCGCGGGCGTGGTGGTGCAACCTCGGACGGGACGGGTTCTGGGCATGGCGTCCGTGCCTTCGTTCAATCCGGAGGATCTTTCGGTTGTTGATCCTGCAGCGTGGAGAAATCGCGTGGTGGCGGACGTCTATGAAACTGGGTCCACCTTCAAGATCGTCGCGTTCTCCGCCATGATCGAAGAGAGGTTGAGCGGACTGGAGACGCCAATCAATTGCCGCAACGGACGTTTCGACTACCACGGAACGACTCTCACCGAACGTCCGGCGCTCGGAACGGTCACGTGCGAACAAGCCTTCGCGGTATCCTCAAGCATTGCCGCGGCCCAACTGGGCCTGCTGCTTGGTCCGGAGCGCATGCACAAATTCGTCTGCGCGTTCGGATTCGGCAGTCCGACCGGCATCCAGCTTCCCTTCGAGCGCGCCGGAACGGTCTTTCCGCCCTCCGAATGGTCGGTCATTTCTCCGACGCGCGTCGCCATCGGTTACGAAATCGGTGTGACCGCGATTCAAATGGTCATGGCCATGAGCGCACTCGCGAACCAGGGCCGGCTGATGCGCCCGATTCTGGTGGACCGGATCGAGGATGCGACTGGCAAGGTATTGGCTCAATCGCGACCGGAAGTGGTTCGGCAAGTGGTCCGGCCGGCGACCGCGGCGGAGATGGTTCGGGCACTCAAAGGCGTGGTTTCAACCGGTACGGGGCGCCTGGCGGCGTTAGAGGGAATCCCGGTCGCCGGAAAAACTGGCACAGCTTG encodes:
- a CDS encoding penicillin-binding protein 2, which gives rise to MVKAFHYRRLLILGALLLGGLGWLAQRLYRIQIVRHEELRAKAERRFTFARKIDAIRGEIRDSKDRVLAIDETVLSVFVNPVLLGDRRVDMAQVLAFWAETDADRLAQRLKVRMLGVNSQGAPIFDTRVLIRKRVSSEEWSRLKRLLEGHFFGFDPQRMTGAHRSRLWRPRTQTVFAEETQIRIYPNGSLAAHVIGFVGATNSTDAPAGLSGIEAVLESELRGTPGWRKGERDVHGTEIPHRRWIEVPPVAGRNVVLSLDAEIQQILESELATSVRTFHAAGAAGVVVQPRTGRVLGMASVPSFNPEDLSVVDPAAWRNRVVADVYETGSTFKIVAFSAMIEERLSGLETPINCRNGRFDYHGTTLTERPALGTVTCEQAFAVSSSIAAAQLGLLLGPERMHKFVCAFGFGSPTGIQLPFERAGTVFPPSEWSVISPTRVAIGYEIGVTAIQMVMAMSALANQGRLMRPILVDRIEDATGKVLAQSRPEVVRQVVRPATAAEMVRALKGVVSTGTGRLAALEGIPVAGKTGTAWKAGARGYDRERCTASFCGFLPADAPEVCILVVLDEPKPVHAGGRTSGPTFRNIAARIANNLQIPDTGSRLAAARPALAR